In the genome of Limanda limanda chromosome 15, fLimLim1.1, whole genome shotgun sequence, one region contains:
- the LOC133020339 gene encoding tumor necrosis factor ligand superfamily member 14-like, which translates to MAEGDVGTCPHLLVEDAHSNCVSEPGRKKPMWATAGQKLLLLLVGLTMLGLVVQSFFLYTLYKKTEGGPMMDQMGSKELNEVQQRPFAHLMGPNTPAKDDNVVQWIHEGGEALTHQMGYDKGRLLVESTGYYYLYSKVQSNAVLDCSVILHKVMRDTSSYSRPIELMSSNSYSCRTPTRVSEKALEGVDLWNSFLAGIFHLQRGDKVFVTLDNIQMISKGPSDNFMGAVMILPSNH; encoded by the exons ATGGCAGAGGGAGATGTGGGCACCTGCCCCCATTTGTTGGTTGAGGACGCTCACTCAAACTGTGTCTCGGAGCCCGGGAGGAAGAAACCGATGTGGGCAACGGCAGGCCaaaagcttctcctcctgctggtgGGACTGACCATGTTGGGACTTGTCGTGCAGAGTTTTTTCCTCTACACGCTGTACAAAAAAACGGAG gGTGGCCCCATGATGGATCAAATGGGATCTAAAG AGCTCAATGAGGTTCAACAGAGGCCCTTTGCTCACCTGATGG GCCCTAACACTCCTGCAAAGGATGACAATGTGGTGCAGTGGATACATGAAGGTGGCGAGGCCCTCACCCACCAAATGGGCTACGACAAAGGTCGACTGTTGGTGGAGAGTACAGGTTACTACTACCTGTACTCCAAAGTGCAATCAAATGCTGTGTTGGACTGTTCAGTTATCCTGCACAAGGTCATGAGAGACACCAGTTCCTACAGCCGACCAATAGAACTCATGAGCTCAAACAG CTATAGCTGCAGGACACCAACACGTGTGAGTGAGAAGGCTTTGGAAGGGGTAGATCTGTGGAACAGCTTCCTGGCAGGGATTTTCCATCTGCAGAGAGGAGATAAAGTTTTTGTCACGTTGGATAATATACAGATGATTAGTAAAGGACCTTCAGACAACTTCATGGGGGCCGTCATGATACTTCCATCCAACCATTAA
- the LOC133020642 gene encoding contactin-associated protein-like 4, producing MFSDTGHNWKQYRQEDNIWAFPGNSNADSVVQHKLQLPVIARYVRLIPLDWNPNGRVGLRLETYGCPYNFDVVSFDGHSILLYKLSPRPRPTTRESISLKFKTLRNSGTLLRAAGRSEFSLTLELQKGKLLLVLQKGRSSSAAARQLVSLGSLLDDQHWHQVSVEHHSHHLNFTVDKSTERLQLPPGLAHWDHDQMSVGADHDLGSRPSSFGSERHFSGCLENLVYNGVNLVELAQQRDQRVAVKGNVTFSCAEPVSVAVTFTGPRSFLWFPRAAAPSSSPSMTVGLQFRTWNKAGLLLTFDLPNHGGAVWLYLSRAVLHLQTHKPGRAPLELHAGSALNDGQWHSVVLTSGRGHLTLAVDGDDGDAAQATPSFLVTTSQLFFGGCPPGGSSQDCMNPFRVFQGCMRRLNVDDQHLDLIKVQQRLLGNYSHLQVDMCGIIDRCSPNHCEHGGSCSQSWSTFHCNCSGTSYTGATCHSSIHEPSCEAYKHKGNTSGFYHIDVDGSGPIGPQLIYCNVTEDVTWTVIQHNNTELTRVRPAPGKTRHSARFEYASKDEQLAAVVGQSEHCEQELTYHCRRSRLLHAPDGSPLSWWVGGPGEGRRQSYWAGAPPGSQRCSCSLRQTCVDPKHQCNCDADRTDWVNDSGLVTHKENLPVRSLVLGDVHRPGSEGAYRVGPLRCHGDKNVWNAAFFDKETSYLHFPTFHGELSADISFLFKTTSSSGVFLENLGIKDFIRIELSSSTEVLFSFDVGNGPLEVGVKAASPLDDNRWHRVRAERNVKEATLRLDELPPAAQEAPADGHIHLQLNSQLFIGGTASRQKGFRGCIRALQLNGVTLDLEARARITPGVQAGCPGHCSSYGSLCQNQGRCVERTSSFSCSCGPSAFTGAFCDREVSASFKAGTSISYTLEEQAAPGPSRSSGVPSSISSISSISSNLRAENISLSFRTNQSPSLLLYVGSSHSEYLALLLDEHEKLELRYRLDSSRDAEILRSKARSLADGRLHRVTISRRAEAVSVQIDQDTEDDFNLTSDVEFNGIRLLTLGRVHHSGDMDPELARLGSLGFTGCLSAVLFNSISPLKAALLHPDTSPVTVTGPLVPSVCGSTSTNPHAVETTHHRSGQSGPVETGQPLVNAMRNDSALIGGVIAVVIFVAVAALAVTARLLYGRPGTCQSQDIKTVKPEDSPPELPFSSQTGSHNISTENQREFFI from the exons ACTTTGACGTGGTGAGCTTCGATGGCCACAGCATCCTCCTCTACAAGCTGAGTCCCCGGCCGAGGCCAACCACCAGGGAGAGCATCTCTCTGAAGTTCAAGACCCTGAGGAACTCTGGGACGCTGCTGCGTGCGGCCGGGCGGAGCGAGTTCAGCCTCACGCTGGAGCTGCAGAAGGGAAAGCTGCTGCTCGTCCTGCAGAAAG gCCGGAGCTCGTCTGCAGCCGCTCGGCAGCTGGTGTCTCTCGGCAGCTTGTTGGACGATCAGCACTGGCACCAGGTCAGCGTGGAACATCACAGCCATCACCTCAACTTCACCGTGGACAAGAGCACCGAGcggctgcagcttcctccaggaCTCGCCCACTGGGACCATGATCag ATGAGCGTCGGCGCCGACCACGACCTCGGCTCTCGCCCGTCGTCGTTCGGCTCGGAGCGACATTTCTCCGGCTGTTTGGAAAACCTGGTCTACAACGGCGTGAACCTGGTGGAGCTGGCTCAGCAGAGGGACCAGCGGGTCGCGGTGAAG GGCAACGTGACCTTTTCCTGTGCTGAACCCGTTTCCGTTGCCGTGACGTTCACCGGCCCCCGGAGCTTCCTGTGGTTCCCGCGGGCGGCtgcaccctcctcctccccctccatgACGGTGGGACTTCAGTTCCGGACGTGGAACAAGGCCGGGCtgctgctgacctttgacctcccaaaCCACGGGGGTGCGGTCTGGCTGTACCTGAGCCGAGCCGTGCTCCACCTCCAGACCCACAAGCCTGGCAGGGCGCCGCTGGAGCTCCACGCAG GTTCAGCTCTGAACGACGGCCAGTGGCactctgtggtcctgacctccgGACGAGGTCATCTCACCCTCGCGGTGGACGGAGACGACGGAGACGCTGCTCAGGCCACTCCCTCTTTTCTCGTGACCACATCTCAACTCTTCTTCGGGG GTTGTCCCCCTGGAGGCAGCAGCCAGGACTGCATGAACCCCTTCAGAGTTTTCCAGGGATGCATGCGCCGGCTGAATGTGGACGATCAACATCTGGATCTGATCAAGGTGCAGcagaggctgctgggaaacTACAGTCACCTGCAGGTCGACATGTGTGGCATCATCGACAG GTGTTCCCCGAATCACTGTGAACACGGAGGCTCCTGCAGTCAGTCCTGGAGCACCTTCCACTGCAACTGCTCCGGCACCAGCTACACGGGAGCAACCTGTCACAGCT cGATTCACGAGCCGTCCTGTGAAGCgtacaaacacaaaggaaacacgTCGGGGTTTTATCACATCGACGTGGACGGCAGCGGCCCCATCGGACCTCAGCTCATCTACTGCAACGTGACAg aGGACGTGACCTGGACGGTGATTCAGCACAACAACACCGAGCTGACCCGAGTCCGACCGGCGCCGGGGAAGACTCGGCACTCGGCTCGCTTTGAGTACGCGTCCAAGGACGAGCAGCTGGCCGCCGTggtcggccaatcagagcactGCGAGCAGGAGCTGACCTACCACTGCAGGAGGTCACGTCTCCTCCACGCACCAG ACGGCTCCCCTCTCAGCTGGTGGGTGGGGGGTCCAGGTGAAGGTCGGAGACAGAGCTACTGGGCCGGAGCCCCCCCGGGCAGCCAGCGCTGCTCCTGCAGCCTGAGACAGACCTGTGTGGATCCCAAGCACCAGTGCAACTGTGACGCTGACCGCACCGACTG GGTGAATGACTCGGGCCTGGTGACCCACAAGGAGAACCTGCCTGTCAGATCCTTGGTTCTGGGCGATGTGCACAGGCCCGGCTCGGAAGGCGCCTACAGGGTAGGACCACTccgttgccatggagaca AAAATGTGTGGAACGCTGCCTTCTTCGACAAGGAGACCTCCTACCTCCACTTCCCCACATTCCACGGAGAGCTGAGCGCCGACATCTCCTTCCTCTTTAAGACCACTTCATCCTCCGGCGTCTTCCTGGAGAACTTGGGCATCAAGGACTTCATCCGGATCGAACTCAGCT cctccactGAGGTCCTCTTCTCCTTCGACGTGGGGAACGGTCCGCTGGAGGTCGGCGTGAAGGCCGCCTCCCCCCTCGATGACAACAGGTGGCACCGCGTCCGAGCCGAGCGCAACGTCAAGGAGGCGACGCTTCGTCTGGACGAGCTCCCCCCCGCTGCTCAGGAGGCTCCTGCTGACGGACACATCCACCTGCAGCTGAACAGCCAGCTCttcatag gcGGCACCGCCTCCAGGCAGAAGGGTTTCCGGGGATGTATCCGCGCTCTGCAGCTGAACGGGGTCACCCTGGACCTGGAGGCGAGAGCCAGGATCACCCCCGGGGTTCAGGCCGGGTGTCCGGGCCACTGCAGCAGCTACGGCTCCCTGTGCCAGAACCAGGGCCGCTGCGTGGAGAGgaccagcagcttctcctgcagctgtggCCCGTCGGCCTTCACCGGGGCCTTCTGCGACCGAG aggTCTCAGCCAGCTTCAAGGCCGGGACGTCCATCAGCTACACGTTGGAGGAGCAGGCGGCGCCCGGGCCGAGCAGGAGCAGTGGCGTGCcgtcctccatctcctccatctcctccatctcctccaacCTGAGAGCAGAGAACATCTCCCTGAGCTTCAGGACCAATCAGAGTCCCTCGCTGCTGCTCTACGTCGGCTCCTCCCACAGCGAGTACCTGGCGCTGCTGCTCGACGAGCACG AGAAGCTGGAGCTGCGATACAGACTCGACAGCAGCAGAGACGCAGAAATCCTGAGGAGCAAAGCGAGGAGCCTGGCCGACGGGCGTCTCCACCGGGTGACCATCAGCAGACGGGCCGAGGCTGTTTCTGTGCAG ATTGACCAGGACACCGAAGACGACTTCAACCTGACGTCTGACGTGGAATTCAACGGCATCAGGTTGCTGACTCTTGGCAGAGTGCACC actcCGGGGACATGGATCCGGAGctggctcggctcggctcgctGGGTTTCACCGGCTGCCTCTCGGCCGTCCTCTTCAACTCCATCAGCCCTCTGAAGGCCGCCCTGCTCCACCCGGACACCAGCCCCGTCACCGTCACCGGCCCGCTGGTCCCGTCAGTCTGTGGCTCCACTTCAACCAATCCCCACGCGGTGGAAACCACACATCACCGATCAG gtCAGTCTGGACCCGTGGAGACAGGTCAGCCGTTAGTCAACGCCATGAGGAATGACTCAGCTTTAATTGGAG GTGTGATCGCCGTGGTGATCTTTGTGGCGGTGGCTGCGTTAGCCGTGACGGCCAGACTCCTCTACGGGAGGCCGGGGACGTGTCAGAGCCAGGACATAAAAACAGTCAAACCCGAAGACAGCCCCCCCGAGCTGCCGTTCAGCAGCCAGACCGGGTCCCACAACATCTCCACTGAGAACCAGAGGGAGTTTTTCATTTAG